Genomic segment of Fibrobacter sp.:
CGATGTAGTAGGCGTGTTCCCACACGTCGAAGGTGAGGAGCGGTTTGAGACCCTTGGTGAGCGGGTTCTGGGCGTTGCCTTCTTGCGTGATGACGAGCTTGCCCGATGCATCGGCGGAGAGCCAGACCCAGCCGGAACCGAAGAGGCCCGCACCTTTCGCCTGGAATTCTTCCTGGAACTTTTCGAAGGAGCCGAAGTCCCGGGCGATGGCATCGGCAATCTTACCGGTCGGAACGTTGCCGGCCTTCGGGGCGGCAAACTGCAAGAAGTACATGGAGTGGTTCAGGAACTGGCCCGCGTTGTTGAAAACGCCGCCTTCGGAGGTTTTCACGATGTCTTCGAGGGACTTGCCTTCGAAGGCACTCCCCGGAAGCGCCGCGTTCAGGTTATTCAGGTAGGTCTGCAGGTGCTTGCCGTAGTGGAACTCGATGGTTTCGGCGCTGAGGGCCGGGGCCAAGTCCGCCGCCGCATACGGGAGGGCGGGCATTTCAAATTTTCCATTTTT
This window contains:
- a CDS encoding superoxide dismutase, whose translation is MTEQKNGKFEMPALPYAAADLAPALSAETIEFHYGKHLQTYLNNLNAALPGSAFEGKSLEDIVKTSEGGVFNNAGQFLNHSMYFLQFAAPKAGNVPTGKIADAIARDFGSFEKFQEEFQAKGAGLFGSGWVWLSADASGKLVITQEGNAQNPLTKGLKPLLTFDVWEHAYYI